Proteins encoded in a region of the Arenicella xantha genome:
- a CDS encoding DUF3592 domain-containing protein, with amino-acid sequence MGGIFSFFLIGVIFFTSYCVWSCMNSYRASRWATVEGKVIKSADRLRLKKGGNADFRKLIEYQYAVNGKTYINSRIGYGLKGSSNYDEVSAILSRAQYNPAITIRYNPYYPEQSALIFGFHKGIKYLVIFISIWDGFFFIYSFTTWYSGKYDISYIGFLLKY; translated from the coding sequence ATGGGCGGTATTTTTTCATTTTTCCTTATCGGCGTAATATTTTTTACGTCCTATTGTGTTTGGTCTTGCATGAACTCTTATCGTGCTAGCAGATGGGCAACGGTTGAAGGTAAAGTTATCAAAAGCGCCGATAGGCTTAGGCTCAAAAAAGGCGGTAACGCAGACTTTAGAAAATTGATAGAGTATCAATATGCAGTAAATGGGAAGACATACATCAACAGTCGTATTGGATACGGGCTTAAAGGCAGCTCAAATTATGATGAGGTAAGCGCTATCCTGAGCAGAGCCCAGTACAATCCCGCGATAACCATTAGATACAACCCGTATTATCCTGAACAGTCCGCACTAATATTCGGGTTTCATAAAGGTATAAAATACCTAGTTATATTCATATCCATTTGGGATGGGTTTTTTTTCATCTATTCCTTTACCACTTGGTATTCCGGAAAATATGATATTAGCTATATTGGATTTCTGTTGAAGTATTGA
- a CDS encoding TonB C-terminal domain-containing protein, producing the protein MIILLSPVSANNIEPCVSLAECGSVYHDKISRALEFAEENLEEKIVCEVNIKLKKDFSIEAIRIIKASGNEAFDIAIVAAINEAAVFPEFIGLSQSDREKISDVNFRISAPD; encoded by the coding sequence ATGATTATTTTGCTTTCTCCTGTGAGTGCCAATAATATTGAGCCTTGTGTTTCACTGGCTGAGTGTGGATCGGTGTATCACGACAAAATCTCTAGAGCATTGGAGTTCGCTGAAGAAAACCTCGAAGAGAAAATAGTTTGCGAGGTAAATATTAAGTTGAAAAAAGACTTTTCCATAGAGGCAATTAGAATTATCAAAGCTAGTGGTAATGAAGCGTTTGATATCGCTATTGTTGCAGCAATCAATGAAGCCGCTGTTTTCCCTGAATTTATTGGGCTATCGCAAAGCGATAGAGAAAAAATCAGTGATGTAAACTTTAGAATTAGTGCTCCTGATTAA